The sequence TGATCGTGGCGTTTTCTTCGGCTTCCAGGCGGGGGACGTAAAGCTTGTCGTTCTGGCTGACTTTGTACTGCTTGTCAGCCACTTCGATAATCGCGTACATGCTACCTCTTCTTGGTGGCGCCGGGTTGGTTACCGCCGCGAGAGTTTGTAATATCGACGGGGTTTGAGGCTGGCTTATAGCCCCGATCCCGCGCAGTGTTTCCTGGATGGACCCCTATGGAGATTATTTTACCTGAGACGGGCGAGCGTGTCGCGTCGCCCCGGTTATTCTGCATCGGGCGCAACTATGCGTCCCACGCCCGCGAAATGAACAGCGAGGTCCCCACGACGCCCATGGTGTTCCTGAAACCCTCGACGGCGTTGGTGGGCACGGGCGGGGACGTGGTGCTCCCGCCGGCCTCGAAGGACGTCCACCATGAGGTCGAGCTCGTGGTGGTTCTGGGCCGTCGCGGCAAGGATATCCCCGAAGCCGAGGCCATGGACTATGTGGCCGGCTATGCCGTCGGGCTCGACATGACGGCGCGCGACCTGCAGGCGGCGGCGAAGAAAAACGGCCACCCGTGGACCGTGGCTAAGGGGTTCGATACGTTCGCCCCGCTAGGGCCCATCCGGCCGGCCGCCGGCCTGGCCGATCCCCACGCCTGTTCCATCCAATTGACGATCAACGGCGCGCTCCGTCAGCAGGGTGTGACGGCGGACATGATCTTTTCGATTCCCCGGCTGATCGCGTATTGCTCCAGCATCTTCACCCTCTTGCCCGGCGACTTGATCTTTACGGGGACACCGGAAGGCGTCGGGCCTGTCCAACACGGAGACGTGCTGGTCGCGACCGTTTCCGGACTTCCGCCGCTCACGGTTACGGTTAG is a genomic window of Rhodothermales bacterium containing:
- a CDS encoding fumarylacetoacetate hydrolase family protein, whose translation is MEIILPETGERVASPRLFCIGRNYASHAREMNSEVPTTPMVFLKPSTALVGTGGDVVLPPASKDVHHEVELVVVLGRRGKDIPEAEAMDYVAGYAVGLDMTARDLQAAAKKNGHPWTVAKGFDTFAPLGPIRPAAGLADPHACSIQLTINGALRQQGVTADMIFSIPRLIAYCSSIFTLLPGDLIFTGTPEGVGPVQHGDVLVATVSGLPPLTVTVRR